The genomic window GAGCGTCGAGCGCCGCGCCCGGTTCGAGAAGGAGGCCCGTGCCGCCTCCGCGCTGAACCATCCCAACATCGTCTCGATCTACGACATCGGCGAAACCAACGGCACGACCTACATCGCGATGGAGCTCGTCGACGGCGCGACGCTGCGCGAATCGCTGCCGTCCGAACCCATGGCGCCGAAGAAGATCCTCGACGTCGCCTGCCAGATCGCCGACGGGCTCGCCAAGGCCCACGCCGCCGGCATCGTCCACCGGGACTTGAAGCCCGAGAACGTGATGATCTCGAAGGACGGATTCGTCAAGGTTCTCGACTTCGGCCTGGCGAAGCTCGTCGAGTCCTCCGATCAGAGCGTCTCGGAGATCGCGACGGGGACCACGCCGGGGATGGTGATGGGCACGGTCGGCTACATG from Thermoanaerobaculia bacterium includes these protein-coding regions:
- a CDS encoding serine/threonine-protein kinase, with the translated sequence MPVAAGTRLGPYEILSPLGAGGMGEVFRARDARLGREVAIKVLAAEASESVERRARFEKEARAASALNHPNIVSIYDIGETNGTTYIAMELVDGATLRESLPSEPMAPKKILDVACQIADGLAKAHAAGIVHRDLKPENVMISKDGFVKVLDFGLAKLVESSDQSVSEIATGTTPGMVMGTVGYM